AAATGCTTCGAAGTATTTCCTGATGCAAAATTCAAGGCGCAAAAAAGCCCGGCTTCGTTGCCGAAGCCGGGCTTGGAAAAGAGGCGGGCGTAAAATTACGCCGAAGCTCGTCCTTAGCCGATCTTGACCAGAAGGGCTCCTTCCTCGACGCCGTCGCCGATGTTGGCGTGGGTGGAGAGGACTTTGCCGGCGACCGAGGCATAGATGTAGGTGTTCATCTTCATGGCCTCGATGGTCGCGACCTGGCCGCCTTCGGCCACGGTGTCGCCGACTTTCACGTCGATGGAGACGACTTTGCCGGCCAGCGGGCTGACGACGTCGCCGGCTCCGGCGGGAGCGGCGGGCTTGGGCGCCGCGGGGGCGGGCGCGGCGGGAGCAGGGGCGGCGACGCTGGCGCTGCGCACGGGGGCGGCGACAGGAGCCGCGGGAGCGGCGGCGGGGGTGCCTTCGTCGAGCATCTCGACGAGAACTTCATAGGCTTTACCTTCAACGGTGACGCGCAGTTTCTTCATAATGATGTGATCAGTTTTGGCTAAAATTAATTGAGTGGCTGGTTGGAGTTTTGCTTGGGTCGGGAAAACAGGGCTTAGCGGAACGAATGATGGGAAGTGTAAATCTGCCGCCGGCCTTCCAGCGCCCACATTTGCTGGAAGATATGAATGCCGGGGACGGGAAGCACGGATTTGACACGGGCACCGGGACCAAAAACACAGGAAATCGTGGCGGCGATGGCGACCATGATTTCAGGGTTTGGGTGATCGTTGGCGAGTGGATTTTTTTGCGGGATTGCAGCGGTCATGGGTGATTTACGAATTACGATTTGCGATTTACGATTTGAAGCTTCGCTTTCCTTTTTCGGGGCGGCTGTTTTCAATCGTAAATCGTAGCTCGTAATTTGTCCTTTTTAGAGCGGGATGTTGCCGTGCTTCTTGGGCGGGCGGGTTTCGCGCTTGCTGAGGGTGGCGCGGAGGGCCATGGCGAGCTTGGCGCGGGTCTCGGCGGGCTCGATGACGTCGGTGATCATCGCCTTGCTCGCGGCCTCGTAGGGGGAGGCGAACTTTTCGCGATACACCTCGGCGAGTTCCCTGGCCTTGGCGGCGGAGTCGGAGGCGGTCTCGATTTCCTTCTTGTAGAGGACCGCGACCGCGCCTTCCGCGCCCATGACGGCGATGTTGGCGGTGGGCCAGGCGAAGACCATGTCGGCGCCCATGTCGCGGGAGCACATGGCGAGGAAGGCGCCGCCGTAGGCCTTGCGCATGATGACGGTGATTTTCGGGACGGTGGCGGCGGCGTAGGCGAAGAGCATTTTCGCGCCGTGGCGGATGATGCCGCCCTGCTCCTGCTTGAGGCCGGGCATGAAGCCGGGGACGTCGACGAGGTTGACGATGGGGATGTTGAAGATGTTGGCGAAGCGGATGAAGCGGGCGGCCTTGTCAGAGGCGTCGATGTCGAGGCAGCCGGCCTTGAAGGCGGGCTGGTTGGCGATGATGCCCACGACGATGCCCTGGATGCGACCGTAGCCGATGACGATGTTTTTGGCGAAATCGCGCTGGACCTCGAGGAAGTCGGCGTTGTCCACGAGGCGGTTGATGACTTGGTGGACGTCGAAGGCGTCTTTCGGGTCGGAGGGGACGAGGTTGTTCATCTCCGGGTCCGGCGAGAGGTCGAGGGTGGGGGCCGCCTGGTGCGGGGGGTCCATGACGTTGTTCGACGGGAGGAAGGAGAAGAGTTTCTTCGTGATCTCGAAGGCGTGCTTGGAGTTTTCGGCAACGAAGTGGATGTTGCCGCTGATGGAGGCGTGGGCGGTGGCGGTGGCGAATTGCTCGAGCTTGGGGTCTTCGCCGGTGGCGGCCTTGATGACGTTGGGGCCGCAGATGAACATCTGGGCGTTCTCCTTGTTCATGATGATGAAGTCGGTCAGCGCGGGCGAGTAGGCCGCGCCGCCCGCGCAGGGGCCGGCGATGATCGAGATTTGCGGGACCACGCCGGAGAGGAGGACGTTGCGGAAGAAGATCTGGCCGTAGCCGGAGAGGGAGTCGTCGCCTTCCTGGATGCGCGCGCCGCCGGAGTCGTTGATGCCGATGACGGGCATGCCGGACTGCTGGGCGTAGTCGAGGAGGTCGCAGATTTTGCGGGCATGCATCTTGCCGAGGGCGCCGCCGCCGACGGTGAAGTCCTGCGCGAAGGCGGCCGCGGGGCGGCCGTCCACGTAGCCGATGGCGGTGATGACGCCGTCGCCGGGCATGGACTTGGTGTCCATGCCGAATTCGTGGCAGTCGTGCTGCACGTGCATGCCGAATTCCATGTACTGGCCGTGGTCGAAGAGGGCTTCGAGGCGTTCGCGGGCGTTGAGCTGGCCCTTTTTCTTGCGGGCGGCGAGTTTGTCGGCTCCGCCGGCGAGGAGTGCGATTTTGCGCTTTTCTTCGAGTTGTTTGAGGAGTGCGGGCGATATGGGCATGATTGGAAACGGTGGCGGTTTGGGAGGGACGGATAAGTGGCTGGGTGGCGGAAAAAAGGCGACGCGCACCAGGCGGGGCCGGGTGCGCGTCGGAAAGGGCTTAGTGTTTCTTGGCGCAGAGTTCGGTGAGGACGCCGTAGGTCGATTTGGGGTGGAGGAAGGCCACCTGCATCTCGTGCGCGCCGTTGACGGGCGTCTCGTTGATCAGGGCCACGCCGGCGCCCTTGGCGGTGGCGAGCTGGCCCGTGATGTCGTCGGTGCCGAAGGCGACGTGGTGGATGCCGCCCTTGGGGTTTTTCTCCAGAAACTTGGCGATGGGGCTGTCGGGCGAGGTGGGTTCGAGGAGCTCGATGTGCGTCTGGCCCACGGTAAAGAAGGCGGTGCGCACTTTCTGGGAAGGGACCTCCTCGCGGTGCTCGCACTTCAGGCCGAGGGCCTTCTCGTAATAACTCACTGTTTCGTCGAGCGAGTGAACTGCGATGCCCAAGTGATCGATTTTGGTAATCATGATTTGAATGAAAATGAAAAACTAGCCATTAAGCGGGGTTAATTCGCAAGGGAAAAGATTATGAGCAAATTTACTTGCCCCGCTCCGCATCATTTGGCGAAGGGTAAGCCTTCTTTGACAAAATCTGCGGAGTAAGAACGTTAAAAGATAGATAACCTCGCGGGTTTCCGCAACCCGGATCAGTCCAAAGTCCACATCTCTATGAGCACCACCGATACCCAATCCGTCCCACAAGCATCCCTCGATGCCGCGCGCGCCGCCTATGCCGGCTGGCGCAAGGTCGTCGAGGCCGAGCTGAAGGGCGTCCCGTTTGAAAAAAAGCTGGTCACGCGCACCGCCGAAGGCATTGCGCTGCAACCGGTTTACACGCGTGCCGACACCGCCGGGCTGCCCAATCTCGACAGCGCGCCGGGCGCAGCGCCGTTCCTGCGCGGCGCCAGCCGGAAGGGCTATCATGAGGCCCTGTGGGCTTTCGCCCAGGAGCTGGGTTTTGGCGGCGCGGCCGAGTTTAACGCCGCCCTCCTCTCCGACCTCCAGCGCGGCCAGAACAGCGTCGCCCTCTCGCTCGACCGCGCCGGACGCGCCGGGCTCGACCCGGATGCCGCCGCCGCCGATGTCGGGGCCGACGGCCTGTCCGTCGCCGACCTGGCCGACCTTTCCGCCGCCCTCGACAAGGTCGAGCTTACCGCCGTGCCCGTGCACATCCGCGCCGGCGCGACCGCGCTGCCCCTCGCCGGCCTCCTCGCCGCCCTGGCCCAAAAGCGCGGCATCGACCTCGGGAAAATCAACGGCTCCCTGACCGCCGACCCGCTCGGCGAACTCGCCGCCCGCGGCGCGCTCCCCGCCGGCATCGACGCCCTCTACGACGACTTGGCCGTCTGGACGACCTGGGCGGAGAAAAACGCCCCCGGCCTCGCCACCGTCGGCGTGGACGCGTCCGTGTGGCTCGACGGCGGCGGCAACGCCGTGCAGGACCTCGCCTTCGCGCTCGCCGCCGGGGTCGAATACGTGCGCGCCCTTGGCCGGCGCGGCCTCACCCCCGCGCAAGTCGCCTCGCGCCTCCGCTTCACCTTCGCCGTCGGCCCGCAATTCTTCATGGAGACCGCGAAGTTCCGCGCCTTCCGCCTGCTCTGGACGCGCGCCGCGACCGCCTTCGGCCTCGAGCCCGGGCAAACCCCGGTCAAGCTCCACGCCCGCACCGCCCGCTGGAACAAGACCGTGCTCGACATCAACGTCAACATGCTGCGCACCACCACCGAGGCGCTCTCCGCCGTGCTCGGCGGCGTCGACAGCCTCCACATCGCCCCCTACGACGAGGTCATGGGCGCGCCCGACGAATTCTCTCGCCGCATCTCGCGCAACATCCACACCCTCCTCTCCGAGGAATTCCACTTCACCGCCCCCAACGACCCCGCCGGCGGCTCCTTCTACATCGAGAAGCTCACCGACGAACTCGCCCGCAAGGCTTGGTCGCTCTTTCAGGAGGTCGAGAAACAAGGCGGCTTCCTCGCCGCGCTCAAGGCCGGCTTCCCGCAAGCCCAGGTCGCCGAGACCGCGAAGGGCAAATTCGACGGGCTCGACAAGCGCCGCATCGGCCTCGTCGGCACCAACCTTTTCCCCAACCTCAAGGAAAAGACCCCGCCCGCGCGCCCGTCCGCCACGCCGGAATTCGCCGCCGCCCGCGCCCAGGCCGTCAAGGCCCGCCGCTCCGCCACGATGACCCTGCGCCTGAAATTCACCAACTTCATCCTCGAAAAGACCCATCACGCCGAGAAGGAGTTCGACGCCGCCGTCCACGCCGCCGCGCAGGGCGCCACCATCGGGCAGCTCTTCGCCGCCATCCACTCCGGCGGCCAGCCGGACGCCGCCGTGACGCCCGTCACGCCGCACCGCGCCTCCGAAGGCTACGAAGCCCTCCGCGCCGCCTCCGCCGCCTACGCCGCGAAACACGGCGCGCGCCCGAAGGTCTTTGTCGCGAAGATGGGCCCCGTGCTCCAGCACAAGGCCCGCACCGACTTCACCGCCGGCTTCTTCGCCACGGGCGGCTTCGAGATGATCGCCAAGGAAGCCTTCGAGACCGCCGAGGCCGCCGCCCAGGCCGCCGTCGCCTCCGGCGCCCCCATCGCCGTGCTCGCCTCCACCGACGACACCTACCCGGTGCTCGCCCCCGCCTTTGCCAAGGCCGTGAAGGCCGCCAAGCCCGCCGTCAAGGTCATCCTCGCCGGCGCGCCCGCCGACGATGCCCTGATGGCCGCCTACAAGGAGGCCGGCTTCGACGACTTCATTCACATCCGCGCCAACGTCCGCGGCATGCTGGCAACCTTCCTCAAACAACTCGGCGCCCTCTGAGCCGCCCCCGGCGCCGGCGCGCGACCCGCGGTTTTTCCAAAAAACACCGCCCGACGCGCCCCCGGCGCCGTTCCCTCCTCCTCTTAATTCTTAACTCTTAATTCTTAATTTTTCCGCCATGAGCACTCAGTCTCCCGACTTCACCAAACTCGCCTACGACTCGTTCGAGTTTCCCGCCAGCGGCAAACCCGCCGCCGACACCGTCGAACTCACCGACGAACAAATCCCCGTCAAGGCCAACTACACCGCCGCCGACCTCGCCGGCTGCGCCACCCTCGACACCATGCCCGGCATCGCCCCCTTCACCCGCGGGCCCTACGCCACCATGTATGTCGCCAAGCCCTGGACCGTGCGCCAATACGCCGGCTTCTCCACCGCCGAGGAGTCCAACGCCTTCTACCGCCGCAACATCGCCGCCGGCCAGCAGGGCCTCTCCGTGGCCTTCGACCTCGCCACCCACCGCGGCTACGACTCTGACCACCCCCGCGTCGTCGGCGATGTCGGCAAGGCCGGCGTCGCGGTCGATTCCGTCCTCGACATGCAGACCCTCTTCTCGGGCATCCCCCTCGACAAGGTCTCCGTCTCCATGACCATGAACGGCGCCGTTCTCCCCGTCATGGCCTTCTACATCTGCGCCGCCCTCGAGCAGGGCGTAAAACTGGAGCAGCTCTCCGGCACCATCCAGAACGACATCCTGAAGGAGTTCATGGTGCGCAACACCTACATCTACCCGCCCACGCCCTCGATGAAGATCATCGCGGACATCTTCGAGTTCACCTCGCAAAAGATGCCCAAGTTCAACTCCATCTCCATCTCGGGCTACCACATGCAGGAGGCGGGCGCCACCGCCGACCTCGAGCTCGCCTACACCCTCGCCGACGGCCTCGACTACATCCGCACCGGCGTGAAGTCCGGCCTCGACGTCGACGCCTTCGCCCCGCGCCTCTCCTTCTTCTGGGCCATCGGCAAAAACTTCTTCATGGAAATCGCGAAGATGCGCGCCGGCCGCACCCTCTGGGACCGCATCGTCTCGCAATTCAACCCGAAGAACCCGAAGTCCCGCGCCCTCCGCACCCACTCGCAGACCTCCGGCTGGTCGCTCACCGAACAGGACCCCTTCAACAACGTCGGCCGCACCTGCCTCGAGGCCCTCGCCTCCACCCTCGGCCACACCCAGTCCCTCCACACCAACGCGCTCGACGAGGCCATCGCCCTCCCGACCGACTTCTCCGCCCGCATCGCCCGCAACACCCAGCTCTTCCTCCAAAACGAGACCGGCATCTGCAACGTCGTCGATCCCTTCGCCGGCTCCTACTACGTCGAGGCCCTCACCCGCGAGCTCACCGAGAAAGCCTGGGCCCACATCGAGGAGGTCGAGAAACTCGGCGGCATGACCAAGGCCATCGAGGCCGGCCTCCCCAAGCTCCGCATCGAGGAAGCCGCCGCCCGCCGCCAGGCCAAGATCGACTCCGGCAAGGAGACCATCACCGGCCTCAACAAATACCGCATGGAAAAAGAGGATCCGCTCGAAATCCTCGAAGTGGACAACACCGTCGTCCGCGAGGCCCAGATCAAGCGCCTCAAGGAACTGCGCGCCACCCGCGACGGCGCCAAGGCGCAGGCCGCCCTCGCCGCCCTCACCGAGTGCGCCGCCACCGGCAAGGGCAACCTCCTCGAACTCGCCGTCGCCGCCGCGCAGGCCCGCGCCTCGCTCGGCGAGATCAGCGACGCCCTCGAAAGCAAATTCGGCCGCTACCAGGCCACCATCCGCAGCATCTCAGGAGTCTATCGCATGGCATACGGAGACAATTCGGACATCAACGAAGTCCACACCCTCGTCAAAAAGTTCGAGGAGCGCGAAGGCCGCCGCCCCCGCATCCTCATCGCCAAGCTCGGGCAGGACGGCCACGACCGCGGCGCGAAGGTGGTCGCCACCGCGATGGCCGACCTCGGCTTCGACGTGGACATCGGCGCCCTGTTCCAGACCCCGGAGGAGGCGGCCCAGCAAGCCGTGGAAAACGACGTGCACGTGGTGGCGATGAGTTCCCTCGCCGCCGGCCACAAGACCCTCCTTCCTCAACTCGTCGCCGAACTCAAAAAACGCGGCCGCGAGGACATCCTGGTCATCTGCGGCGGCGTGATCCCCGCGCAGGACTACGACTACCTCCTGAAGAACGGCGCCAGCGCCATCTTCGGCCCCGGCACCGTGATCCCGAAGAGCACCAGAAAAATCCTAGAGCTGCTGCTGGAAAGACTATGAGGATTGAAAAATCCTCCGTTTTGGGGTTTCGTTTCGACGAAACCCCAAAACGGAATTCGAACAGCAAATTCACGATTTCCGACCAATTTAAATCCATTGATTTCTATTGGGTTAATTTATAGGAATTTCTGTAATGCCCCGATGGCATCCGCCAATGAGCATCAATCCCAAGCCCAAGTTGCTATTTCACAATCAAGGTGCTTTTCTAAAATCGCTGAAGGATATGCGGCGCTCTGGCGGTCCGAAGCAACAGGCAGGCGATCAGGTGTCCCAGATCATCGGCGACTTTACACTTAACGGCGCGACGTTGGCGAAACTAACGAATCATGGAGAAAGCAGAATCCCACACTGTGTGAAATACGATCTGCGCGGCAGCTGCCGACTGGTTACTGTCCAAAACGATGGGTGCATATGGTTCCTGTTCGTTGGCGATCATGACGACGTGGACCGCTGGATCGATGCTCATCCCGGACTTACTGTCGCCGCAGACAAGAAAAAGAAGATACATCAGCCCATCGTCAGCGCGCCCGGGACCACGCAACTGCCATCGCAAGGACTCATCGCAAGCACAGATGACCGTCCCCTGCTTAATCGAATCCCTTTCCCTGAGCTTGAGCAGTTGCTGCCTCAGGCAAAGCTTCGCAGGGATTTACGAGATGTGCGGGAAGAGACGGACGACGATACGATCCAAGAGATCGTCGAGTGCATCGGTGATTATGGGGTTCAGTCACTTGTTATCGATCTATTCACGCATCTCCGGAAAGGGGAGGTCGATGCCGCGCTCACTCGTATCGATCTCCATTTCGGGCGTGGAGTTGATGTGGTTGCCGAGCCAACAAACCTTGATGCAGCGCTCGCGACCGGGGAAAATTCCGAGTTGGTCACCGATCTTACGAGTTTGTCGCAGGCGGAACGCGAGCGACTGCTTTCTGATGACTTTGAACCGTGGCTACTTTGGCTACACCCAGATCAGAAGCGGGTCGTCGAAGCTGATTTCGATCTCCCTGCCGTCCTCAAGGGTGTTTCCGGATCAGGTAAGACTGTAATTCTTATCCATCGCGCACGTCGGCTGGCGCGGAAGTATCCGAATGAGACCATCGGCGTTTTGACTCTCAACCGTTCACTGGCGCGGCTGCTGCAGAACCTCATAAACAAGCTATGCGTCGATGGCGAGCAGACTCGCATCAAAGTCGAGGCCTTCTATGATTACTTCAAATCGGTCCTTCAGCATCTTGGAAGCGAAGCTTACCTGAAGGAGTATCTGCATGATGTTGTCCAATCTGAGCCTATCGCCCGGACTTTGGAGCGCGCGCTGGAAATGCACCAGAGTCTAGCGAACGACTTCAGCCCGCAGAGTGGCGAGACGCTCGATGATACATGGAACGAGTATTGGCAGATCGACGAAGACGAATTCCGACGGACCCGAGATGCAGTAGTTGAGGCGATCAAGCGCCGAGGCGAATATGATGTGAAGGCCTACTTGCGGGACGAATTTACCTTGATTCGCAGCGCATTTCCACGGGCAAAAAGGAACCGCCCCGGGACGGGTGAAAGCTATTACGAATATAAGCGTGAAGGGCGAGCCATCGAACTCATTGAAGGAGTCCGGCGAAACGTCCTCCGTATGCTCATGCGCTATGAGGAATACATGCTGGCTGGTGCAATGATGGACGAATTGGCCTTATCGCAAGCGATCATCCCCGCGCGCGTCCTATTGCGCGAATTGCCAGAGTCACTTAGCCGCCGATGCCTTTTGATTGATGAGTTTCAGGA
This genomic stretch from Termitidicoccus mucosus harbors:
- a CDS encoding biotin/lipoyl-containing protein, which codes for MKKLRVTVEGKAYEVLVEMLDEGTPAAAPAAPVAAPVRSASVAAPAPAAPAPAAPKPAAPAGAGDVVSPLAGKVVSIDVKVGDTVAEGGQVATIEAMKMNTYIYASVAGKVLSTHANIGDGVEEGALLVKIG
- a CDS encoding acyl-CoA carboxylase subunit beta, with amino-acid sequence MPISPALLKQLEEKRKIALLAGGADKLAARKKKGQLNARERLEALFDHGQYMEFGMHVQHDCHEFGMDTKSMPGDGVITAIGYVDGRPAAAFAQDFTVGGGALGKMHARKICDLLDYAQQSGMPVIGINDSGGARIQEGDDSLSGYGQIFFRNVLLSGVVPQISIIAGPCAGGAAYSPALTDFIIMNKENAQMFICGPNVIKAATGEDPKLEQFATATAHASISGNIHFVAENSKHAFEITKKLFSFLPSNNVMDPPHQAAPTLDLSPDPEMNNLVPSDPKDAFDVHQVINRLVDNADFLEVQRDFAKNIVIGYGRIQGIVVGIIANQPAFKAGCLDIDASDKAARFIRFANIFNIPIVNLVDVPGFMPGLKQEQGGIIRHGAKMLFAYAAATVPKITVIMRKAYGGAFLAMCSRDMGADMVFAWPTANIAVMGAEGAVAVLYKKEIETASDSAAKARELAEVYREKFASPYEAASKAMITDVIEPAETRAKLAMALRATLSKRETRPPKKHGNIPL
- the mce gene encoding methylmalonyl-CoA epimerase encodes the protein MITKIDHLGIAVHSLDETVSYYEKALGLKCEHREEVPSQKVRTAFFTVGQTHIELLEPTSPDSPIAKFLEKNPKGGIHHVAFGTDDITGQLATAKGAGVALINETPVNGAHEMQVAFLHPKSTYGVLTELCAKKH
- a CDS encoding acyl-CoA mutase large subunit family protein; amino-acid sequence: MSTTDTQSVPQASLDAARAAYAGWRKVVEAELKGVPFEKKLVTRTAEGIALQPVYTRADTAGLPNLDSAPGAAPFLRGASRKGYHEALWAFAQELGFGGAAEFNAALLSDLQRGQNSVALSLDRAGRAGLDPDAAAADVGADGLSVADLADLSAALDKVELTAVPVHIRAGATALPLAGLLAALAQKRGIDLGKINGSLTADPLGELAARGALPAGIDALYDDLAVWTTWAEKNAPGLATVGVDASVWLDGGGNAVQDLAFALAAGVEYVRALGRRGLTPAQVASRLRFTFAVGPQFFMETAKFRAFRLLWTRAATAFGLEPGQTPVKLHARTARWNKTVLDINVNMLRTTTEALSAVLGGVDSLHIAPYDEVMGAPDEFSRRISRNIHTLLSEEFHFTAPNDPAGGSFYIEKLTDELARKAWSLFQEVEKQGGFLAALKAGFPQAQVAETAKGKFDGLDKRRIGLVGTNLFPNLKEKTPPARPSATPEFAAARAQAVKARRSATMTLRLKFTNFILEKTHHAEKEFDAAVHAAAQGATIGQLFAAIHSGGQPDAAVTPVTPHRASEGYEALRAASAAYAAKHGARPKVFVAKMGPVLQHKARTDFTAGFFATGGFEMIAKEAFETAEAAAQAAVASGAPIAVLASTDDTYPVLAPAFAKAVKAAKPAVKVILAGAPADDALMAAYKEAGFDDFIHIRANVRGMLATFLKQLGAL
- the scpA gene encoding methylmalonyl-CoA mutase, with the translated sequence MSTQSPDFTKLAYDSFEFPASGKPAADTVELTDEQIPVKANYTAADLAGCATLDTMPGIAPFTRGPYATMYVAKPWTVRQYAGFSTAEESNAFYRRNIAAGQQGLSVAFDLATHRGYDSDHPRVVGDVGKAGVAVDSVLDMQTLFSGIPLDKVSVSMTMNGAVLPVMAFYICAALEQGVKLEQLSGTIQNDILKEFMVRNTYIYPPTPSMKIIADIFEFTSQKMPKFNSISISGYHMQEAGATADLELAYTLADGLDYIRTGVKSGLDVDAFAPRLSFFWAIGKNFFMEIAKMRAGRTLWDRIVSQFNPKNPKSRALRTHSQTSGWSLTEQDPFNNVGRTCLEALASTLGHTQSLHTNALDEAIALPTDFSARIARNTQLFLQNETGICNVVDPFAGSYYVEALTRELTEKAWAHIEEVEKLGGMTKAIEAGLPKLRIEEAAARRQAKIDSGKETITGLNKYRMEKEDPLEILEVDNTVVREAQIKRLKELRATRDGAKAQAALAALTECAATGKGNLLELAVAAAQARASLGEISDALESKFGRYQATIRSISGVYRMAYGDNSDINEVHTLVKKFEEREGRRPRILIAKLGQDGHDRGAKVVATAMADLGFDVDIGALFQTPEEAAQQAVENDVHVVAMSSLAAGHKTLLPQLVAELKKRGREDILVICGGVIPAQDYDYLLKNGASAIFGPGTVIPKSTRKILELLLERL
- a CDS encoding UvrD-helicase domain-containing protein encodes the protein MSINPKPKLLFHNQGAFLKSLKDMRRSGGPKQQAGDQVSQIIGDFTLNGATLAKLTNHGESRIPHCVKYDLRGSCRLVTVQNDGCIWFLFVGDHDDVDRWIDAHPGLTVAADKKKKIHQPIVSAPGTTQLPSQGLIASTDDRPLLNRIPFPELEQLLPQAKLRRDLRDVREETDDDTIQEIVECIGDYGVQSLVIDLFTHLRKGEVDAALTRIDLHFGRGVDVVAEPTNLDAALATGENSELVTDLTSLSQAERERLLSDDFEPWLLWLHPDQKRVVEADFDLPAVLKGVSGSGKTVILIHRARRLARKYPNETIGVLTLNRSLARLLQNLINKLCVDGEQTRIKVEAFYDYFKSVLQHLGSEAYLKEYLHDVVQSEPIARTLERALEMHQSLANDFSPQSGETLDDTWNEYWQIDEDEFRRTRDAVVEAIKRRGEYDVKAYLRDEFTLIRSAFPRAKRNRPGTGESYYEYKREGRAIELIEGVRRNVLRMLMRYEEYMLAGAMMDELALSQAIIPARVLLRELPESLSRRCLLIDEFQDFSTLELSLLKQIPTETENDLFLAGDTVQKVMVKDFNLGAALLDRNYVRTRTITKNYRNSRQILQAAHELVKHYGAIAAKHEQSIEVLDPELAVRETAPPIAIKATEPVDVAWKMAHEWVAAGARESWSVCIVSANPLTLPPSRILELRPEGIQAECLSGDYFLHRDRMVVGTLSEVKGFEFSLIIIVECDRMLLPDRSIPEEEQWRDALRLYVAMTRGRDQVALIYKNEPSAFLDKMKEQLVWREDAFNYTGPRMFAGAATPSHHTLKPTPVVVPKVVLPSAPWPEGLSPNAKLCLLRYFEQRIYVPKKEHEPSPAHMRQCYGRWLTPKNVDGIAVSRLFGEGSFRRDVAEEIHRELGRHGFKLVWDR